Proteins co-encoded in one Flavobacterium sp. M31R6 genomic window:
- a CDS encoding glycosyltransferase family 4 protein produces the protein MRKLLYIGNNLSKHGVTPTTIEILGPLLEQEGFTVSYSSSLKNKVLRFIAMVWSVFQYRNADYVLIDTYSTTNFWYALATSQLCRFLRLKYIPILHGGNLAFRLKNNPKISQMIFKYSFQNVSPSLFLIKHFRAEGYENVIYIPNAIELENYPFLEREKAKPNLLWVRSFAKIYNPMMAVEVFAAIKKKYPEATLCMVGPEKDGSLLDAKLKAKDLKLDILFMGKLSKQDWINKSKEYDIFINTTHFDNMPVSLIEAMSLGLAIVSTNVGGIPFLIENQKEGLLIPDNDVEKMVEEIDRLIKDTDLFGEITANARRKSEEFDWQIIKLKWVTILK, from the coding sequence TTGAGAAAACTACTGTACATAGGTAATAACTTATCCAAGCATGGTGTTACCCCAACTACCATCGAAATTCTTGGTCCGCTTTTGGAGCAAGAAGGTTTTACCGTATCATATAGTTCTTCTTTGAAAAATAAGGTCTTAAGATTCATAGCTATGGTATGGAGTGTGTTTCAATATCGAAATGCAGATTATGTACTGATAGACACTTATAGTACGACTAATTTTTGGTATGCACTTGCCACTTCTCAGTTGTGTCGATTTTTGAGACTAAAATACATTCCAATTTTACACGGAGGGAATTTAGCTTTTAGATTGAAGAATAACCCGAAAATTAGCCAAATGATTTTCAAATATTCTTTCCAGAATGTGTCACCTTCTCTTTTTTTAATAAAACACTTCAGAGCAGAAGGTTATGAAAATGTTATATACATTCCGAATGCTATTGAACTTGAAAACTATCCTTTTTTGGAACGTGAAAAAGCGAAACCCAATCTATTGTGGGTGCGTTCTTTCGCAAAAATATACAATCCCATGATGGCAGTTGAAGTATTTGCTGCCATAAAAAAGAAATATCCTGAAGCAACGCTTTGCATGGTTGGTCCTGAAAAAGATGGGAGTTTATTAGACGCCAAACTGAAAGCCAAAGATTTAAAATTAGATATACTTTTTATGGGAAAATTATCCAAACAGGATTGGATAAATAAGTCTAAAGAGTATGATATTTTCATAAATACGACCCATTTTGACAACATGCCTGTGAGCTTGATTGAAGCAATGTCCTTGGGTTTAGCCATAGTTTCTACCAATGTTGGTGGTATTCCATTTTTGATTGAGAATCAAAAAGAGGGTTTGTTAATACCAGATAATGATGTCGAAAAAATGGTTGAGGAAATCGATAGATTAATTAAAGACACTGATTTGTTTGGTGAAATTACTGCTAATGCAAGGAGGAAGTCAGAAGAGTTTGATTGGCAGATTATTAAGCTTAAGTGGGTCACTATTTTAAAATAA